Proteins encoded in a region of the Natronorubrum halophilum genome:
- a CDS encoding PAS domain-containing protein — translation MVAASGRAIRVLCVDEDSEALERADESLVVDTERDPAEALERVHDRRYDCVVCEYELPEMTGLELLKSIRRVDDELPVILFTGAGSEDIASEAISAGVTDYVRKKQGTSRYEHLAERITNAVAQYRTREDLERKSAAMDEAPIGIVISDATQPDNPLIYANQKFQELTGYPIDEIRGRNCRFLQGERTAQEPVGEIRAAIDSREPVTVGLRNYRRNGTMFWNEVTVAPITTNEETSPHFVGFQKDVTRRKLAEERVKRQNARLRELTSVLSHDIRGPLTAATGYLELAREHDDSVPFLDEVTEAHERMATLVEDMLALVRAGNLSDDLDDVSVAAAIDSAWVPPPGVEPELDIRIDEDRRIRADEIHLLQLFENLFENSLTHGTTRDADGVSRVTVTVESLEDGFAVEDDGPGIPSEDRDIVFEAGYTTDENDIGTGLGLRIVKDIVDAHGWNIDVVDGSEGGARFEITDIAVI, via the coding sequence GGCGAGCGATTCGCGTGCTCTGTGTCGACGAGGATAGCGAGGCGCTCGAGCGAGCGGACGAGTCGCTGGTCGTCGATACGGAACGGGATCCAGCCGAGGCACTCGAGCGGGTTCACGACCGCCGGTACGATTGTGTCGTCTGTGAGTACGAGCTGCCGGAGATGACCGGTCTCGAACTCCTCAAATCGATACGTCGAGTCGACGACGAGTTGCCGGTGATCCTGTTTACCGGTGCTGGCTCGGAAGACATCGCAAGCGAGGCGATTTCGGCTGGCGTAACGGATTACGTCAGAAAAAAACAGGGGACGAGTCGATACGAACACCTCGCAGAACGGATCACGAACGCGGTCGCACAGTACCGAACTCGCGAGGACCTCGAGCGCAAGAGCGCGGCGATGGACGAGGCACCCATCGGGATCGTGATCTCTGATGCAACCCAACCGGACAACCCGCTCATCTACGCGAATCAGAAATTTCAGGAGCTGACCGGCTATCCGATCGACGAGATACGCGGTCGAAACTGTCGATTTCTACAAGGGGAGCGAACAGCACAGGAGCCAGTCGGCGAGATACGAGCGGCGATCGATTCCCGAGAACCCGTTACCGTCGGGTTGCGAAACTACCGCCGCAACGGAACGATGTTCTGGAACGAGGTGACGGTCGCGCCGATCACGACTAACGAGGAGACGTCTCCACACTTCGTCGGCTTCCAGAAGGACGTGACGCGACGGAAACTCGCCGAAGAACGCGTCAAGCGACAGAACGCGCGCCTCAGGGAGCTTACCAGCGTACTCTCACACGACATTCGGGGGCCGCTTACGGCCGCCACCGGCTATCTCGAGTTGGCTCGAGAGCACGACGACAGCGTGCCGTTTCTCGACGAGGTAACGGAGGCACACGAGCGGATGGCGACGCTGGTCGAAGACATGCTAGCGCTCGTTCGAGCGGGGAATCTCTCCGACGACCTCGACGACGTCTCGGTGGCGGCGGCGATCGATTCGGCCTGGGTTCCGCCGCCGGGTGTCGAGCCGGAACTCGACATTCGGATCGACGAGGACCGGCGGATTCGAGCCGACGAAATCCATCTGCTCCAGTTGTTCGAAAATCTCTTCGAGAACAGTCTCACGCACGGAACGACTCGAGACGCGGATGGTGTCTCCCGGGTCACGGTTACCGTCGAGTCGCTCGAGGACGGCTTCGCCGTCGAAGACGACGGTCCCGGCATTCCGTCGGAAGATCGCGATATCGTCTTCGAAGCGGGATACACGACCGACGAGAACGATATCGGGACCGGACTCGGATTGCGGATCGTCAAAGACATCGTCGACGCTCACGGCTGGAATATCGACGTCGTCGACGGAAGCGAGGGAGGAGCCCGCTTTGAGATCACCGACATCGCCGTCATCTGA
- the glmS gene encoding glutamine--fructose-6-phosphate transaminase (isomerizing), translating to MCGIIGYAGSGGDSDTLEVLLHGLGNLEYRGYDSAGVAVANASLSIEKRGGELSELKDALAGNADGFDGSTGIGHTRWSTHGPPTDANAHPHTNAEESVAIVHNGIIENYLELREELSEAGHTFRSDTDTEVVPHLIERERAGGADRETAFREAIGRLEGSYAIAAVYPDCETVFAARHESPLVLGLGSDGNYLASDVPAFIEFTNRVVYLDDGEFAALSPESVTVSDGSGAPIKKSVETIAWDPEDAGKSGYDHYMRKEIAEQPRAIRDCLRGRIEELGGTVTLPELEGLETPSSVQFVACGTSYHAGLYGERLLQRRGIPTQTFIASEYDAARLPVDESTLVVGVTQSGETADTMAALRSANRAGATTLALTNVVESSAARECDHVLYIRSGPEISVAATKSFASQQVSLSLLATALVDSASSAAFPPREYLRELRRLPDHIQSVLDDSRADAVAEEFLDADAYFFIGRGYNAPVALEGALKLKEITYKHAEGFPAGELKHGPLALVTESTPVFALVSSREQAGATIGNIKEVQARDAPVVAVTDDPESVANHTDYVLEIPETHPAVMPIVANVQLQLVAYWLANALDRPIDKPRNLAKSVTVQ from the coding sequence ATGTGCGGGATCATCGGCTACGCCGGTAGCGGTGGCGACAGTGACACGCTCGAGGTCTTGCTCCACGGGCTCGGGAACCTCGAGTACCGCGGCTACGACTCGGCCGGCGTCGCGGTGGCGAACGCGTCGCTTTCCATCGAAAAACGCGGGGGAGAGCTGTCGGAACTCAAGGACGCGCTCGCCGGTAATGCCGACGGCTTCGACGGTTCGACCGGCATCGGACACACGCGCTGGAGCACGCACGGCCCGCCCACGGACGCAAACGCCCATCCGCATACGAACGCCGAGGAGTCCGTCGCCATCGTCCACAACGGCATCATCGAGAACTATCTGGAACTCCGCGAGGAACTGTCGGAAGCCGGGCACACGTTCCGGAGCGACACCGATACCGAGGTCGTTCCACACCTCATCGAGCGGGAGCGAGCCGGCGGTGCCGACCGAGAAACCGCGTTTCGGGAGGCGATCGGGCGACTCGAGGGGAGCTACGCGATCGCGGCCGTCTACCCCGACTGCGAGACGGTCTTCGCGGCGCGACACGAGTCACCGCTCGTTCTCGGACTCGGATCGGACGGCAACTACCTCGCGAGCGATGTGCCGGCGTTCATCGAGTTCACGAACCGAGTGGTCTACCTCGACGACGGCGAGTTCGCGGCGCTTTCGCCGGAGTCGGTCACCGTTTCCGACGGCTCCGGAGCCCCCATCAAGAAGTCGGTCGAGACGATCGCCTGGGACCCCGAAGACGCCGGCAAGAGCGGCTACGATCACTACATGCGAAAGGAGATCGCCGAACAGCCACGCGCGATCCGCGACTGCCTGCGCGGTCGCATCGAGGAACTCGGCGGGACCGTCACCTTGCCCGAACTCGAAGGTCTCGAGACGCCGTCGTCCGTCCAGTTCGTCGCCTGTGGAACGTCCTACCACGCGGGGCTGTACGGTGAGCGATTGCTCCAGCGGCGTGGCATTCCAACGCAGACGTTCATCGCGAGCGAGTACGACGCCGCTCGGCTCCCGGTCGACGAATCGACGCTTGTCGTCGGCGTCACCCAGAGCGGCGAGACCGCCGACACAATGGCTGCGCTCCGCAGTGCAAACCGGGCGGGAGCGACGACCCTCGCCCTGACGAACGTCGTCGAGAGCTCGGCGGCACGGGAGTGTGATCACGTTCTCTACATCCGCTCCGGTCCGGAGATCAGCGTGGCTGCGACGAAGTCGTTCGCCTCCCAGCAGGTCTCCCTGTCGCTTCTCGCGACCGCTCTGGTCGACTCCGCTTCTTCGGCCGCGTTTCCGCCGCGCGAGTACCTGCGCGAGCTTCGACGGCTTCCCGATCACATCCAGTCCGTGCTGGACGACTCGAGGGCCGATGCCGTCGCCGAGGAGTTCCTCGACGCGGACGCCTACTTCTTCATCGGTCGCGGATACAACGCGCCCGTCGCGCTCGAGGGGGCGTTGAAGCTCAAAGAGATCACGTACAAACACGCCGAGGGCTTTCCGGCCGGGGAGTTAAAACACGGGCCGCTCGCGCTCGTCACCGAGTCGACGCCGGTCTTCGCGCTCGTCTCGAGTCGCGAACAGGCCGGGGCGACGATCGGGAACATCAAGGAGGTACAGGCGCGGGATGCACCCGTCGTCGCGGTGACCGACGACCCGGAATCGGTCGCCAACCACACCGATTACGTCCTCGAAATCCCGGAAACGCATCCGGCGGTGATGCCGATCGTCGCAAACGTCCAGCTCCAGCTCGTCGCCTACTGGCTCGCCAACGCGCTCGACCGTCCGATCGACAAACCACGAAACCTGGCGAAAAGCGTCACCGTGCAGTAA